atatcaaccattattatacatcatcactaagataattccatctatttaatctacctaaaacaaccctttaacccataactctcaacaaatcaccaaactagtttataacactattttctccgttctaatccgttaaaactctaactaaacttgttaacaatgaaaaggagactttaatattaccttaaatttgcagcaccacataaaatcttctccttattggctgatttctagctcaaattgaagccaacgcgacgtacaacaattttctcttcacgagcttcggatttcgggacttgaattttggtcggatttgggatttctctcaagaactccctttctctctctctctggaaatttccagaattaTGTTGGTCTAAAGTTTGAAGGAATAGTTACAAAAAATCAGATCTAATTTCGtaggtattgggcctgacccgaattagaattgggttgggccgaattcactatttagtttggcctgtcagacttaaaacgtctatatcttattactacgatatcacatttcgtcccacgacctatggttggaaagatatttcaattatctacaactttcatgttgagagttttcccaaattctcaaattataaagaggttatggcctcccgaagtcagcttacccgaaacgtgactttaagaaaaacatatttgatggcttctattttgatttggcttaagagtccttcttgagatgtattttactacacataaattattcatataacttggcatctacaacgaatcatgtcattttaaaattcaaaattaaaagtccttgaatttataatcgttagcttacgaataatccaaaatgcaaaaatacggaatgtaacattcttcccccctttagaacattcgtcctcgaatgttaaacccgCCTCATAAAGTCTTATAAGAGATTTGGGGgaatagtcttttttttttcttttttttttgcaacaacaaatagtttcatatgtcaatcaatataattaatcgagaggtttagattacctgtaggcgtagaaaacaagtgaggatacttatccttcatctcttcctcggcttcccaggtcatctcttctctattgttattttgccataatactttgacggaagccacatccttagtacgtaaccttctgacttggcgatcaagtatagctatagggttttcctcataAGAAAGCTCCTCCGTCACCTGGATATCATCCATGGGAaatactttagaaggatcaccaatgcatttgcgaagcatcgacacatgaaaaaaagggtgcactgcttccaaatcagatggtaggtccaactcatatgcaaccttgcctattctatgagtaacctgataagggccaatgtagcgcgggctaagctttcctttcttaccgaatctcattacccccttcatgggtgacaccttcaaaaacacccaatcactaacctgaaactctaagggtcgacgtcgattatctgcatatgatttctgtcgactctgggctgctaataaccttTCTCGAATAAGCTTGACCTTATCAACAGCTTGTTGAATCATATCAGGTCCGATTAACTTAACCttaccaacatcaaaccaaccaataggtgacctgcacttcctgccatataaagcctcatacggtgccatctgaatgctagaatggtagctgttattataggcaaactcaataagtggcaaatggtcatcccaagtacctctaaagtcaataatataGGCCCGTAACATATTttctagcgtctgaatagtgcgtTCAGCTTGCCcattagtctgagggtgaaatgttgtactaagatttatttgtgttcccaatcccttctgaaatgatctccagaagctagCTATAAATTAAGCCCCTCTGtctaagataatagatatgggaatcccatgaagtcttactatctctttgataaataacctcgcatagtcctctattgaatatgtagttctaactgaaagaaagtgggttgattttgtcagcctatctacaatcacccatatggaatcatacttctgtGGAGTGCTAGGTAAGcctgtaaaaaaaaaatcacattaattgcttcccaatattttctcaagtgtTCTCTTAGTTAATTATGCCGTTCATAGACCTCCTCCGTTTGTCGACTCGCTTTAGTTCATTATAACGCACTCCAAGTTCTACTAGTAAATCGAAATTTCACCAGGGTAATATTTTGGTACTCCAATATTCTTTCTTTACCCTACTATGACAATCCGTATTCTGGAATCCTCGGCATCATGTGTAACTTTCTGACTTTGACTTGAAGGTCTTTAACTATCATTTGTTTTTAcctcttgatcttgatcttttgGGTTGGTTATCAATTAGTGTTAAGCTTCCTTCATCTTATAACCTTACCGTCATCCAGTAACCAGTAACCCGCCTATTCTGATTGTCTCGGTTAAGTCATTTCATAATTTCCTTTACCCTAACTGGCAATATTTTAGGCATACTATCTTGagtcatttctctatttttgactcAAACTTTTCTATTGCCCCTTTACTCTAATTTTCTCTTACTTCTCTTACCACACATACTATTGCAATCTTTATACGAATATGTGTAGGTGCTTAAATCAGCCCAGAAAATACCTAAATGTCTCCACGTTAGTCTTTATGCAGtccctatattttctcttacctCTTTCAGTTGATATCAGGACTCACCTATGGCTTTTGCCCCcaatactaattatatctctATAGTTtttcctcaaaccatcttatacttttctttgatgtatccGGAATATTGCAATCGCATTGTGGTTACTAAATTCTTATTCTgcttatcaagtaatcacttgatatcacccttagcataccaatattcataggctgCATAACCAATCTTGTAGAATTTGTACAACGTGTAttcaattctaatcatagtctttccttctcttggcttattctgctataaatttcttattgtactaacactcacttgctgtctattttgtcatacttgcatcccttcctttacttactattaagttttctcatattctaccatATGAGAGATTTCTCTCCTTTGCTACTTGTATATCCCAATCTTATTAGCCGATAATTACGTTGCCAACATCTCAACCTCTAATCCAGTATAACCTTGCTATCATTTATAATATCTTCGAGCTACTTGTTACTATTCTCATGTTGTATTCGTCCTTTTTATAAGCATCCATCTTTTGATGTCACACTATCCAAGatctttaccaataattctGAGCACCGTCTCAAATATCATCTTggttttatttttccatttattgctgactttcaaatttttctaacttgttccagcatgggatctcatATGAAGTTTAGGTGTTCACCTTAACGTGTTGCAGTGTCAGTTAATTTCATCTTACagttatatttttctcatccacttcccccctttagggtgtactcatatcattatctatttatattctactctatgtccccatttcaaattttcaaattcatgcgattcttttccaatacattatctctgtctttctttatatcatcaataacttagattacccatgtacgaaacatTAACACAATCACAAGGTGATGAGAATTCCCGATATATAGTACAAAATCTCGTCTGATAAATGGTACTCAaatgatataattaatgtagcaaTTCATTCgaagccacattccatttattctaatcagtaattagctagtgTTTATAATCGTTTTAAATTCTCTATTCGGTAGCACTTATATTCTAGTGATCAGTGTTCCAAGCTTTCTTATAACGCTATCTTTATCTCAATAGATATCACATGTTCCTCTAGTAAACTCACAATACATCCGTTATTTTTGCAAAACTACATTTCCTATCATTTAAGGATTTCACTATTTTTCGAGgtgaagtcacatatacacaatactcctttatgccTTATACGCTTTCACCCTTGTCGTGTACCCAATACTAACTTttaatcttactcaaaatcatatcCATTAGCCACTTTTCCGCTagactttacttattttcataacgattCTCATCATACTCACATTATATTCTGTTCTTACTCAATCCCATAGTGTAACACTTTTTAACCttattcacgattcttactaaggGTCAATTATACTCGGTGGAGTAAGCGTACTTAACCTTTTTGTAAATTATCCCTTAGTATCAAAACCCCTTTCGAATCATCCTAGCATTTCATGAACAACACATGAAATACATGATCCTGAATATTCCACAAGTTTATGTTTTCCATTCACCAGTTCCATCTCCAATTAATTGGTTAAGgactaataaaatgttatcatAAGGCATTCTTCAACCACCACCAAAAGGAAGCTAGAATCCAACGAGCACCACCGGACCTCTTAGTGCTTGATGCACCTGGTTTACCTCCAAGgttattcttaaattttgaatgaattatttaattcacaAACTAATTGTTGAGTGCCTTGTACTTCTCAATAGAAGTAAAACTTAATTATGAGacgtattttttttccttcaacaaAAGCTTCTTTTAAGGAAAACATGCGATTGGAAGTTATCTTGGTTCGTTTAAATCAATTCTAAATAGGCTTTTtccgaaataaaatttcccAAATAAAAATGGTGTCCCTTAATGATGACATTGGGTATTTCTTAACTCTTTACTACAACACAATAAATTTACCTCATGGTTATCaaccttcaaaatatattatgaacttatgtcccactttctcttcttttttttttttgaaaaaaaaaaatgggcagagtttcctctgtatttcttactatctcaaaatctgcacgcagaaaataccaacaatgcctcacaggttcaacatatatatattcatatcatatcgcagccacacagggcacccaatatcaacaacagtatgaaaatgatggacttacctcttatgtccgactcgaactgcacctgttacactttcatgtctactttttctttcaattttcaactttacatttcaatcatacttcaatatGCTTACCTTATCCACCATACCTCTTTCGCATTATTACTTACCCGTATAttgtgtagcttccaatatcatcattcgttttcttctatcaatgtcgttcttcagctgaaatcaaaagatagaaaaaaagaatttcatgtcctacggctgggctctatcgcacgatcttagatatgaaagaaagacaacgtcctaaatgtcctgtagcctcctgtttatagatgtggtgcacaacacaccgataaacaagactctactagacacggtctgtagacactccgaggatgaactgatctgataccacttttgtcacgacctagccccgtgactagtgtccaaattggaccctcgtatacacacatattatctatagtcaatcggcaattaagcatgataaaggatttatatgggtagcacgttgtctcaaactgttacttatatatatactaaaatcacctatttcttggggagtcttaattgtcaaaaataagataacataatatgtaagccgacaaggcttccattctgaatgtaaacgtccaaaaacataagtcatactagtacaccggacaacatctatatacaacccactcatatgtctacagacctctaagagaattaacaatagcatatgacgggacagggccccgtcgtacccctaaatacacaaatatatacattataaggattagtacccaaagtttgggctccgagacaatggagcacttcaaactcgttgagtagaatcctaagttgacggctctccaaaatgagtatttgtacctgcaggcatgaaatgcagccccccgaacaaaagggggtcagtacgaactatgtactgagtatataaagcataaaataccgtaaaggagatcacatctgaaataaagattcaggagtcaagtatcataatcaataaatcactgtacctgtgttttataaaatgaagacatgcatatcatcatatatcgtacctagcccgttatgggactcggtgtcacaattatatcaatatatcgtcatatgtatatatataccatacccggccctctagcaagggactcggtgaatagagtagtgtacactgataccgtacccggcccattatgggactcggtgccataatcatatcgtcatatcatcataatatcatattatcatatcacgtacccggccctctaggaagggactcggtgaataatgtagtggaatccatacatgataacatacccggcctatcataggactcggtgaataataccataacaatatgcacgaataaggtatcattagcaaccttgcgaaatttgatcattatcggagacttaatagaataagcaaaatagtccatcatttgaaaaccaagacaatagtcattatgaatcacatcaattatggattatactaaaatatgaattataccacaacatgatttataccaactaggatggctggaatcatacacatgagtcaagacataacaatataaattttgaaaatcaagaacggtagccatccgagtatatctacgaatacgagtttctttggaatttaagcatacgtcattcgttcgtttcatatggatcatgccaaaagaagaagatgttaactttacatacctttagcgtttatacgtatatgttgtccaatattgtctcaacctatattaaaacgttaagcactatgattaagctatggacaagaataaaacgtagtctatcgttagtaggttatttctaaaaaaaattggacagcacctcccctataccgctcacttttcccactttcaaaccagccatataatcatcaaccaacatcaacaatccaaaatattgacacaaaataagatttattattcatgttaccaaagcagtaaattcggaaagtcaagtacctcacgttgtatctaaattttgaaaatgaaaacggcaaaactggactttataaccttcatgaaacatttatatctctgtcttaagtttccaatgcaaaagaaatcaactcaaaattcattttctacaaagagatatcatcaaaatacgaacagctatacatgaaggaattttcaatccagaatctggacagaatttgtcttatgattcatgctcagttttcgacataataacagcagatatagactaatacataaacataagagttgtaggtacgtgtattagctttccaaaacatgtttaatatctaaaatcgaaggtctacacaatgagatattccagaattactaccagctactcaattccaaaaacgggtttgaacattcacaatcttcatacacctttttcctccaaattcaagaacaacaactcatcaacaacatcaaaacaatatcaaccattattatacatcatcactaagataattccatctatttaatctacctaaaacaaccctttaacccataactctcaacaaatcaccaaactagtttataacactattttctccgttctaatccgttaaaactctaactaaacttgttaacaatgaaaaggagactttaatattaccttaaatttgcagcaccacataaaatcttctccttattggctgatttctagctcaaattgaagccaacgcgacgtacaacaattttctcttcacgagcttcggatttcgggacttgaattttggtcggatttgggatttctctcaagaactccctttctctctctctctggaaatttccagaattaTGTTGGTCTAAAGTTTGAAGGAATAGTTACAAAAAATCAGATCTAATTTCGtaggtattgggcctgacccgaattagaattgggttgggccgaattcactatttagtttggcctgtcagacttaaaacgtctatatcttattactacgatatcacatttcgtcccacgacctatggttggaaagatatttcaattatctacaactttcatgttgagagttttcccaaattctcaaattataaagaggttatggcctcccgaagtcagcttacccgaaacgtgactttaagaaaaacatatttgatggcttctattttgatttggcttaagagtccttcttgagatgtattttactacacataaattattcatataacttggcatctacaacgaatcatgtcattttaaaattcaaaattaaaagtccttgaatttataatcgttagcttacgaataatccaaaatgcaaaaatacggaatgtaacaagAAACCTCATGTATATTCTTATAATTAATCAAAGCAGCTGGGAGTTAATAGGAAAGTAAGTAAAAACAGTCTTTCAGGTAGGctagagaaaataaaatttctttttagaAGAGCAATAAAAATACTTGAAACTTTGCAAATCTTTGACGAGCTCAAACTTATATGAATCAGTAGATGCTTTTCTAAcgttcataatttattttttaagtttttttataTAGATTCCGAAGTAAGAACAAGCAAAACGAATTTTAGAATAGCGAAAATAGACCAACGATAGAGTTAATCACATGTTCGGTGAGTGAACAAATCAACAATTTCTCTTTAAAAACGTATCCATAATTATTGTTAACTATGTACACTGATTCTTAGgtagaaaattcatgataaaacAGAGACTAAAATATTGAAACAAAACAAAGGCATGACAAGAATACTCCAAACAAAATCACACACTTAAATTCGAAAATAGCAAACTGAAAAGAGGATAGATACTGACCTTTTTTGGAGCATGAACTAGGGTGTAGATCTCTATCTCGACCTTAGATCTACAAGCTAACTAATATGGCTATCAATAGCCGAAATTAATACACAAGTTGTTGTTTCTACTGAAAAGCCAAATGCAAGAAAAAAATCCGAACCATAAGAGAGAGCCCCCCTTTAGAGGAGAAAATAGCCAGTTTAAAGAGATAAGGGATGGAggaataaaataatgcggaatgagcGGACGAATAAAATAACGCGGAATGGGCGGATGAATAACATATACGCATGCGTCTGAGTATAGATTTTCTCGGATTTTGGGGATGCTATAGTGTAAGGAGGAAAATAGGTGTTGGTTAGGgtgtatattatatttagtaGTAGTGTTATATGGTGATGGTTACTTAATATAGTATTATTTAATGTAAGTGTATAGGGAAATGAATTAGGAAAAAGGGGAATAGGCATGTGTGGTGAGTGTAGAAATTAAGGGATggatatatattaatataatattatacatTATTTGCTGAAATGTTGCATGAtgtaatattaattattaatgtaGGAATTAAATATTgttaatatagtattaattatttGCTGGAATATTGCATAAGAATTAAATATTGGGTTTAAATATTGTAGTAGTCATGTGAGAGTATGGAAATTGTATAGGTTAAAGTTAGTAGTATCGGGTAGGGAATATAATAATGTATAGGGTGGTTAGGTGTATTAAAAATGGTTATAAAAATGGCTACAAGGATTAAAAAGGAGTCAAAAATGtgtaaatcaaaataaaattaagtagTGAGGTGGGCTAAAATTTAAATAGGATAAATTaacactaattaattaacaagcttcttaattctaaataaaataaaataattaacctaatcataaaataattaattcgaaaataaaagctactaatttatgaaataattgataaaataaaaaaaatatttttttagatgaATTTTGAATATTCCTAAAAGGTAATAACTATATTTCGggttttataaaagctaattattttaatttatttaaaattgaagaaggctaaaattaaaatatgatgagtaaacatcaattaattaacaaacttcttaattttgacaaagtaaaataattaacttaagtttaaataattaacttgaaatatgagtctattaattaatCTAAACtgattaacaaaatatttagtttaaaataaaaattctttttgagacgATTTTCgaataatgataaaaagtaataattatataagtaaaatatatatattactgttcaagaattattaaaaaaaacaatatatatatgtattggtttttttttgcaagctaattatttttaaattgtttaaaattgaaaaaactcGATTTTTTAAATTACGTCATGGATGTCGAAAATTGGGTGTACCATTGACATAGATAGAAATAGAAAGTGAACTAGACTCTTGATTGGAATTTCTTCCTTTTAAAAATGAAAGTAGATTTTTACTTAGGAGTGCTGGTACCCAACAAGTAAAGACCATGTTTGACTTCTCCATAAGACATCCACTAGCTGTAAGTAAGATATCACAACTGGATTGAACACATAACTTATGAACAGACAATTAAGTTATATTTGAAATCTGGAACAAGAAGGACATTGATTGGAATAACTCCCAAAAGAAGTAACACAGACCTTGAAAGAATTAGGTAGACTTATGTTCAAAGGTACAAGGAGAGATGAAAAATTAGGATCATGTTTAGATGCTCCTGAGTCAATTATCCAGGTATCAAATTTTGTTTAAACTAGCAAAACAGGATCCTGAATACTTTAGAATAGTACCAGCTACAATTTCTTACTTAGATTATTTCTACAGATTCAGCATTTGTTCTTTGATGTATTGTTGTGTGAAATTGCTCATGTCATAACATGCATTGTGTATATCTTCATAATAGTTGTATTTCTCTTTACTGTTTCCATTAGTGAATTCAATGAATTTGAAACAATCCTCATGTATGTGTCATGTTTTCCCACAATGGGTACAAGTAACATTAGAATTGTATTTCTTTCTCTGTCCAGCAGCCATGAAAGAAGCAGATTCAGtaattcataattcatcttctttttcttctgatTTCACCATTAAGATAAATGGTTTCTTCTGTATCCCAACATAACAGCCACAAACAAGTTACCCCAAAAAAGACAAACGCTTCTACTCTTCTACCGAGTAGTTGTTCTTACGAGAAACCAAGGAATGTGCGAGAAAGTCACATAGAATTGATCTATTTATAAAGTGATATTATGATCGATATAGAGTTTTGGGCCAAAAACATCCCTTAGCTATACTCTAAATTTAAACCACATCCGTGTACTATCaaaaaaatatcctaaaaaaataaaacaagaatcATCCTTCAATtagtttcttcaaaataattgacTATTGATCAATCCACAAATCCCCTATTTTGTTTGCTTCCACTATTCTCTTAGTTTATAGTACTAATAGACTAGTTTAACTAAACGGAATGGGCAAGGAAGGAAAGTGAGCAAAATTATTTCAAGTAAATTACTTTTCGCTCTAAATAATTACTGATCGAATAACCTgagaaatatcataagaaaaatacatataatttttcctttatttccaACACAATTTGAAGTATGAAGGtag
This Solanum dulcamara chromosome 8, daSolDulc1.2, whole genome shotgun sequence DNA region includes the following protein-coding sequences:
- the LOC129900664 gene encoding uncharacterized protein LOC129900664; protein product: MAPYEALYGRKCRSPIGWFDVGKVKLIGPDMIQQAVDKVKLIRERLLAAQSRQKSYADNRRRPLEFQVSDWVFLKVSPMKGVMRFGKKGKLSPRYIGPYQVTHRIGKVAYELDLPSDLEAVHPFFHVSMLRKCIGDPSKVFPMDDIQVTEELSYEENPIAILDRQVRRLRTKDVASVKVLWQNNNREEMTWEAEEEMKDKYPHLFSTPTGTNTHFGEPPT